A single window of Oncorhynchus keta strain PuntledgeMale-10-30-2019 chromosome 34, Oket_V2, whole genome shotgun sequence DNA harbors:
- the LOC118366541 gene encoding ATP-dependent translocase ABCB1-like, with amino-acid sequence MQTAVCDLIYNITMSRLHTIERLGFQSVLKQEIAFFDKAQTDAGEKGGQVSGGQKQHIAVTRAPIRRPRILVLDDVTSNVDTESEHLSTPARCKLGRDTTNE; translated from the exons ATGCAAAC TGCTGTGTGTGACCTCATCTACAACATCACCATGAGTCGCTTACACACCATCGAGCGCCTCGGCTTCCAGTCGGTGCTGAAGCAGGAGATCGCTTTCTTTGACAAAGCTCAGACAG ATGCCGGGGAGAAGGGAGGCCAGGTTTCAGGAGGGCAGAAGCAACACATTGCCGTCACCAGAGCTCCGATCAGACGGCCTCGGATTCTAGTGCTGGACGATGTCACCAGTAACGTGGACACAGAGAGCGAGCATTTG TCTACCCCAGCCAGGTGCAAATTGGGGAGGGACACA